One stretch of Planococcus sp. PAMC 21323 DNA includes these proteins:
- a CDS encoding gluconeogenesis factor YvcK family protein → MERNQHRKRVVILGGGTGLSTLLRGLKLYPLDLTAIVTVADDGGSSGRLRDDLDIPPPGDIRNVMAALSDTEPLVAEMFQYRFKHSLDLEGHSLGNLMLAALTDITGDFSHAVQEMSRVLSVNGTVLPAANQIVTLSAELEDGTIIEGESKIPAYLQPIKRVFIEPYDVKALPATIAAIENADVIVVGPGSLYTSILPNLLVKDIKKAIIAAKAKKIYICNLMTQAGETYKYTASDHVKALYDHVGESFLDAILLDKVQMPETVAERYEKEQAWPVEYDEERLKRMGLEVYRKDIANISGETVRHEPTKVAEWLFEYADGHASEDSKQLYF, encoded by the coding sequence ATGGAACGTAACCAGCACCGGAAAAGAGTCGTCATTTTAGGCGGTGGAACCGGACTTTCTACTTTATTGCGGGGATTAAAATTATACCCGTTAGATTTGACGGCTATCGTTACAGTTGCTGACGATGGTGGGAGTTCAGGACGTTTGCGTGACGATTTAGATATTCCTCCACCAGGAGATATCCGAAACGTTATGGCAGCATTATCAGACACGGAACCATTAGTTGCTGAAATGTTCCAATACCGCTTTAAGCATTCTTTAGATCTTGAAGGACATTCGTTGGGGAATTTAATGCTGGCAGCTTTGACCGACATTACAGGAGATTTCTCGCATGCAGTTCAAGAAATGAGTCGCGTATTAAGTGTCAATGGTACCGTTTTACCAGCAGCTAACCAAATTGTTACGTTGAGTGCAGAATTAGAAGATGGCACGATTATTGAAGGGGAATCTAAAATACCTGCTTATTTACAGCCAATCAAACGGGTTTTTATCGAACCTTATGATGTGAAAGCATTACCAGCAACTATCGCAGCGATTGAAAATGCAGATGTCATTGTTGTTGGCCCTGGTTCTTTATATACTAGTATTTTGCCTAATTTATTAGTGAAAGATATAAAAAAGGCGATAATTGCTGCGAAAGCAAAAAAAATTTACATTTGCAATTTAATGACGCAAGCTGGTGAAACTTATAAATATACGGCATCTGATCATGTGAAAGCATTGTATGATCATGTAGGAGAAAGTTTCCTAGACGCCATTTTGCTTGATAAAGTACAAATGCCAGAAACCGTTGCTGAACGTTATGAAAAAGAACAAGCCTGGCCAGTTGAGTATGACGAAGAGCGCTTGAAGAGAATGGGTCTTGAAGTTTATCGAAAAGACATTGCCAATATTTCTGGTGAAACGGTACGTCACGAACCGACAAAAGTCGCAGAATGGCTATTTGAATATGCTGATGGCCATGCCAGTGAAGATTCGAAGCAGCTCTATTTTTAA
- the whiA gene encoding DNA-binding protein WhiA, giving the protein MSFASETKKEMTQIEIDDCCGKSELSAMIRMNGTLSFSNRQLSLDIQTENAAIARRIYTLLKRFYKAYPVELLVRKKMRLKKNNIYICRIREGAKQILEDLEILTEGFQFQHQIVKSLIEKDCCKRSYLRGAFLAGGSVNNPETSSYHLEIYSLYKDHADSLVELMNKFRLNSKTIERKKGFVTYLKEAEKIADFLSITGAHSALLKFEDVRIIRDMRNSVNRLVNCETANLNKTIDAALRQVENIRFIDQAIGIDQLPERLREIARLRVEYQDVTLKELGEMVSGGTVSKSGVNHRLRKIDEIATSLRNGEMIGR; this is encoded by the coding sequence TTGTCTTTTGCATCCGAAACAAAGAAAGAAATGACACAAATAGAAATCGATGATTGTTGCGGTAAGTCTGAACTATCTGCAATGATCCGGATGAATGGCACGTTATCGTTTTCCAACAGGCAATTGAGCCTGGATATCCAAACGGAGAACGCCGCAATTGCACGCCGTATCTACACCTTATTAAAACGTTTTTACAAAGCCTACCCTGTAGAGTTACTTGTCAGAAAGAAAATGCGTTTGAAAAAAAACAATATCTACATTTGCCGTATCCGTGAAGGAGCTAAGCAAATTCTTGAAGACTTAGAAATTTTAACTGAAGGATTTCAGTTTCAGCATCAAATTGTTAAAAGTTTAATCGAAAAGGATTGTTGCAAACGATCTTATTTGAGAGGCGCATTTTTGGCAGGTGGGTCTGTTAACAATCCTGAAACTTCTTCTTATCATTTAGAAATCTACTCACTCTACAAAGACCATGCAGACTCTTTAGTTGAGTTGATGAATAAATTTCGCTTAAACAGTAAAACGATTGAACGAAAAAAAGGCTTTGTCACTTATTTGAAAGAAGCCGAAAAAATTGCTGACTTTTTAAGTATCACAGGTGCACATTCTGCTCTCTTGAAATTTGAAGATGTTCGAATTATTCGGGACATGCGCAATAGTGTCAATCGGTTAGTCAATTGTGAAACCGCAAACTTGAATAAGACCATCGATGCTGCTTTGCGCCAAGTAGAAAATATTCGTTTTATTGATCAGGCAATTGGAATCGACCAACTGCCTGAAAGATTACGTGAAATTGCTCGACTTCGTGTAGAGTATCAAGATGTAACATTGAAAGAGCTAGGCGAGATGGTCTCTGGTGGAACAGTGAGTAAATCAGGTGTCAATCACCGGCTCCGAAAAATTGATGAAATTGCAACATCATTGAGAAATGGAGAAATGATCGGCCGCTAA
- a CDS encoding HPr family phosphocarrier protein, producing the protein MVEKQVKVMLKTGLQARQAALFVQEANRYSADIYLEKDKKKVNAKSIMGVMSLAISKGIDVIVSADGLDEEKAVESLAQIMEQEV; encoded by the coding sequence ATGGTTGAAAAACAGGTGAAAGTGATGCTGAAAACAGGTCTTCAAGCAAGGCAAGCTGCTTTATTCGTGCAAGAAGCGAATCGTTATAGTGCAGATATTTACTTAGAAAAAGACAAAAAAAAAGTTAATGCGAAAAGTATCATGGGCGTCATGAGTTTAGCAATCAGTAAAGGAATTGATGTCATCGTTTCTGCTGATGGGTTAGATGAGGAAAAAGCAGTTGAATCTTTAGCGCAAATTATGGAACAAGAAGTGTAA
- the clpP gene encoding ATP-dependent Clp endopeptidase proteolytic subunit ClpP, which produces MNLIPTVIEQTSRGERAYDIYSRLLKDRVIMLGSAIDDNVANSIVAQLLFLEAEDPDKDISIYINSPGGSITAGMAIYDTMQFIRPDVQTICIGMAASMGAFLLAAGTKGKRLALPNAEVMIHQPLGGAQGQATEIEIAAKRILHLREKLNQILSERTGQPIDVIAKDTDRDNFMTAERALEYGLIDQVITRSKLPENHKKDM; this is translated from the coding sequence ATGAACTTAATTCCTACAGTAATTGAACAAACTAGCCGAGGCGAACGTGCTTATGATATTTACTCACGTTTGCTAAAAGACCGCGTCATTATGCTGGGTAGCGCGATTGACGATAATGTTGCAAACTCAATTGTTGCACAGCTTCTATTCTTAGAAGCAGAAGATCCAGATAAGGATATTTCAATCTATATTAACAGCCCGGGTGGTAGTATCACAGCTGGTATGGCAATTTATGATACGATGCAATTTATCCGTCCAGATGTTCAAACAATCTGTATCGGTATGGCAGCTTCAATGGGAGCTTTCCTTCTTGCAGCCGGAACAAAAGGCAAACGTCTTGCGCTCCCAAATGCTGAAGTGATGATTCACCAACCACTTGGTGGAGCACAGGGACAAGCTACTGAAATCGAAATTGCTGCAAAACGCATTCTACATCTTCGTGAGAAGTTAAACCAAATTCTTTCTGAACGTACTGGTCAACCAATTGATGTAATCGCAAAAGACACAGACCGCGATAACTTTATGACAGCTGAACGTGCGCTTGAATATGGTTTAATTGACCAAGTAATCACACGCAGCAAATTACCTGAAAATCACAAAAAAGATATGTAA
- a CDS encoding glutaredoxin family protein: MFTLYTRANCPLCDEAKLMIQLVNEDIPIPYKEIDIESDDALHEKYALMIPVLEKDGEIIVYGNIGYIDLVEALEN; encoded by the coding sequence ATGTTTACTTTATATACACGTGCGAACTGTCCGCTTTGTGATGAAGCAAAGCTAATGATACAACTTGTCAATGAAGATATTCCGATACCTTATAAAGAAATAGATATCGAGAGTGATGATGCTTTACACGAAAAATATGCATTAATGATTCCCGTATTAGAAAAAGACGGAGAAATAATAGTATATGGCAATATTGGTTATATAGATTTGGTAGAAGCGTTAGAAAATTAA
- a CDS encoding sugar-binding transcriptional regulator — translation MDALSVAQQKLLPEMSELLKKRYQILQIISLEQPIGRRTLCEVAGGTEREIRKETDLLRNQQLIEMKTAGMKVTSQGLEVLDRLKVFIREISGLTDMEVQLQSTLGISKVIILPQNSDEIPAVKSHIGKEAAKLLETVFGRYKKIAVTGGSTMAAISKELSVGKSDRALQFIAARGGLGEDVLHQANTIAAAFAEKTGGSFKTLYLPDHLSAEAFEMMMKEPVIKEMMDLYDQTNVVVHGIGDAEEMAVRRHSSLEEVEKIRSGGAVSEAFGYYFDKDGKIVYRIRTAGIQLKQVQKAKMVLAVAGGESKARAILSYAKNAASPTVLITDEGAARKIIELTKKLEEL, via the coding sequence ATGGATGCATTATCTGTAGCTCAGCAAAAGCTGTTGCCAGAAATGTCCGAACTCCTTAAAAAACGTTATCAAATTTTACAAATAATTAGTTTAGAACAACCAATTGGCAGACGAACCTTATGTGAAGTTGCCGGAGGAACAGAACGTGAAATCAGAAAAGAAACAGATTTATTGAGAAATCAGCAATTGATCGAGATGAAGACGGCAGGTATGAAAGTTACTTCGCAAGGATTAGAAGTACTAGATAGGCTAAAAGTTTTTATTCGTGAAATATCTGGACTGACAGACATGGAAGTGCAATTGCAATCGACTTTAGGAATCTCAAAAGTTATCATCTTGCCTCAAAATTCTGACGAGATTCCAGCTGTGAAATCCCACATAGGTAAAGAAGCAGCCAAGTTACTTGAAACAGTATTTGGTCGCTATAAAAAAATTGCTGTAACTGGTGGCAGCACAATGGCCGCCATTTCAAAAGAATTATCGGTCGGTAAATCTGATCGAGCGCTTCAATTTATCGCAGCACGTGGTGGACTTGGAGAAGATGTTTTGCATCAAGCCAATACCATTGCAGCAGCATTTGCAGAAAAAACAGGCGGTTCTTTTAAAACACTCTATTTACCGGATCACTTAAGCGCAGAGGCTTTTGAGATGATGATGAAAGAGCCAGTTATTAAAGAAATGATGGACTTGTATGATCAAACAAATGTTGTTGTTCATGGAATCGGCGACGCAGAAGAGATGGCGGTTCGCCGGCACTCTTCATTAGAAGAAGTTGAAAAGATTCGTTCAGGCGGAGCGGTGAGTGAGGCTTTCGGCTATTATTTCGATAAAGACGGAAAAATTGTTTATCGCATCCGTACAGCGGGCATTCAATTAAAGCAGGTACAAAAAGCGAAAATGGTTTTAGCAGTTGCAGGTGGCGAATCTAAAGCAAGAGCGATTTTGTCGTATGCTAAAAATGCAGCCAGTCCGACAGTGTTGATCACAGACGAGGGTGCTGCACGAAAAATTATTGAACTTACTAAAAAATTGGAGGAATTATAA
- the gap gene encoding type I glyceraldehyde-3-phosphate dehydrogenase, with protein MTLKLAINGFGRIGRIVFREALTNDEVEVVAVNDLTDAKMLAHLLKYDSVHGILDAEVSVDGENIVVNGKTIRVFSEKDPANLPWGEHGIDIVVESTGFFTDSASASKHIEAGAKKVIVSAPGKNGMKTLVMGVNHETYDPKEHNVISNASCTTNGLAGMAKVLNERFGIKHAMMTTIHSYTNDQILLDSPHSDFRRARAAAESMIPTTTGAALAVAKVLPELEGKIDGMAIRVPTPNVSLIDLVAHLEKDVTVEEVNNALKEASENELKGFMEYSELPLVSRDYNGNTASATIDGLSTMMVGDNMVKVLSWYDNESGYSGRCIDLALHMYKTGL; from the coding sequence ATGACTTTAAAATTAGCAATTAACGGATTTGGACGTATTGGACGTATTGTGTTTCGTGAAGCTTTAACAAATGACGAAGTAGAAGTAGTAGCAGTAAACGATTTAACAGACGCAAAAATGCTTGCACATCTTCTGAAATACGATTCTGTACACGGAATTTTAGATGCTGAAGTTTCAGTTGACGGCGAAAACATCGTTGTTAACGGCAAAACAATCCGCGTATTTTCTGAAAAAGATCCAGCGAACCTTCCTTGGGGCGAGCACGGCATAGACATCGTTGTTGAATCTACTGGATTCTTCACAGATTCTGCATCTGCTTCTAAACACATCGAAGCTGGCGCGAAAAAAGTAATCGTATCGGCTCCAGGTAAAAATGGCATGAAGACGCTTGTTATGGGTGTAAACCATGAAACTTATGACCCGAAAGAGCATAACGTTATTTCTAACGCTTCATGTACAACAAACGGTCTTGCAGGAATGGCAAAAGTATTGAACGAACGTTTCGGCATCAAACACGCAATGATGACGACAATCCATTCTTACACAAATGATCAAATTCTTTTAGACTCTCCGCATAGCGATTTCCGTCGTGCGCGTGCAGCTGCAGAATCAATGATTCCGACAACAACTGGTGCAGCTTTAGCAGTTGCAAAAGTATTGCCAGAGTTAGAAGGCAAAATTGATGGAATGGCAATCCGCGTTCCAACACCAAACGTTTCGTTAATCGATTTAGTTGCTCATCTTGAAAAAGACGTAACTGTTGAAGAAGTAAACAATGCATTAAAAGAAGCATCAGAAAACGAACTAAAAGGCTTCATGGAGTACAGTGAACTACCGCTTGTATCTAGAGATTATAACGGTAACACGGCTTCAGCGACGATCGATGGTCTTTCAACAATGATGGTTGGCGATAACATGGTTAAAGTTCTTTCTTGGTACGATAACGAATCTGGTTACTCAGGACGTTGTATCGACCTTGCGCTTCATATGTACAAAACGGGCTTGTAA
- a CDS encoding phosphoglycerate kinase produces the protein MQQKMTMKDLDLKGKRVFCRVDFNVPMSEGKVTDDTRIRAAVPTIEYLIEQGAKVILASHLGRPKGEVNEEMRLAATGVRLGELLHKEVKSLDESIGEKVEQEISSMQEGDIVLLENVRFHAGEEKNDEELSKAFASLADVFVNDAFGAAHRAHASTAGIASHLPSVSGLLLEKELDVLGKALSQPDRPFTAIIGGAKVKDKIGVIDHLLDKVDNLIIGGGLSYTFIKAQGYEIGNSLVEEDKLDLANSFIEKAKQKGVKFYLPVDATVANEFSKDAETKSVKITEIPADWMGLDIGPETAAIYADVIKNSKLIIWNGPMGVFEMPAFENGTKSVAQAMAETSGYTVIGGGDSAAAVEKFDVAEKMDHISTGGGASLEFMEGKDLPGVSALTDK, from the coding sequence ATGCAGCAGAAAATGACCATGAAAGATTTGGATTTAAAAGGGAAACGTGTATTTTGCCGTGTAGATTTTAACGTACCGATGTCAGAAGGCAAAGTAACGGACGATACAAGAATCCGTGCAGCTGTGCCAACGATCGAATACTTAATCGAACAAGGTGCAAAAGTAATTTTAGCTAGCCATTTAGGTCGTCCAAAAGGCGAGGTCAATGAAGAAATGAGACTTGCTGCAACAGGCGTTCGTTTAGGCGAATTGTTACATAAAGAAGTGAAAAGCCTGGACGAATCAATTGGTGAAAAAGTCGAACAAGAAATTTCATCGATGCAAGAAGGCGACATTGTCTTGCTAGAAAATGTTCGTTTCCATGCAGGCGAAGAAAAAAATGACGAAGAACTTTCAAAAGCATTTGCATCGCTAGCAGATGTTTTCGTTAATGACGCATTTGGTGCAGCTCACCGTGCTCATGCTTCGACAGCAGGCATTGCGAGTCATTTACCGTCCGTGTCAGGCTTATTGCTCGAAAAAGAGTTGGATGTTTTAGGCAAAGCGCTATCTCAGCCTGATCGTCCGTTTACGGCAATTATCGGTGGCGCGAAAGTAAAAGACAAAATTGGTGTCATTGATCATTTGTTAGACAAAGTGGATAATTTAATCATTGGCGGAGGGTTATCATATACGTTTATCAAAGCGCAAGGCTATGAAATCGGGAACTCTCTTGTTGAAGAAGACAAATTAGACTTGGCGAACTCGTTTATCGAAAAAGCAAAACAAAAAGGCGTTAAGTTTTATTTGCCAGTAGATGCAACAGTCGCTAATGAATTTTCTAAAGACGCTGAAACGAAAAGTGTGAAAATTACTGAAATTCCAGCTGACTGGATGGGCTTAGATATTGGACCTGAAACGGCAGCGATATACGCGGATGTTATTAAAAATTCGAAATTGATTATTTGGAATGGGCCAATGGGCGTTTTTGAAATGCCAGCATTCGAAAATGGAACAAAATCTGTTGCACAAGCAATGGCTGAAACTTCAGGTTATACAGTTATCGGTGGAGGAGATTCCGCAGCAGCTGTTGAAAAATTCGATGTAGCTGAGAAAATGGACCATATCTCTACAGGCGGTGGCGCTTCACTAGAGTTTATGGAAGGCAAGGATTTACCTGGAGTTAGTGCATTAACCGATAAATAA
- the tpiA gene encoding triose-phosphate isomerase: protein MRKPIIAGNWKMYKTAAEAKQFVEEVNGLVPSSEKLDAVICAPALFLSQLVISSEDSALQIGAQTMSEQDEGAFTGEISPVQLTDIGVKYVIIGHSERRQYFNETDESVNLKVKAAFAHGLVPILCVGETLEHRENGETGSIVEAQVEKGISGLSEEQITQLVIAYEPIWAIGTGKTATAEDANEVCGIVRKKVASLYQAETADKMRIQYGGSVKPANVDELMGMEHIDGALVGGASLEVESFVKLLEAGSNA from the coding sequence ATGAGAAAACCAATTATTGCAGGAAACTGGAAAATGTATAAAACAGCAGCGGAGGCAAAACAATTTGTCGAAGAAGTAAACGGCTTAGTGCCAAGTTCGGAAAAACTGGATGCCGTTATTTGCGCACCAGCATTATTCTTGTCACAACTTGTTATTTCTTCAGAAGATAGCGCACTTCAAATTGGCGCCCAAACCATGTCTGAACAAGACGAGGGTGCTTTTACAGGCGAAATCAGCCCCGTTCAATTAACGGATATTGGTGTTAAATACGTTATTATTGGTCACTCAGAACGCCGTCAATATTTCAATGAAACGGACGAATCGGTAAATCTGAAAGTTAAAGCTGCTTTTGCTCACGGTTTAGTTCCAATCTTATGTGTTGGTGAAACACTTGAGCACCGTGAAAATGGTGAAACTGGATCGATCGTTGAAGCTCAAGTAGAAAAAGGCATCTCTGGATTATCTGAAGAGCAAATTACGCAATTAGTCATTGCTTACGAGCCTATTTGGGCAATTGGTACAGGTAAAACAGCTACTGCTGAAGATGCAAATGAAGTTTGTGGAATTGTCCGCAAAAAAGTTGCTTCATTATATCAAGCTGAAACAGCTGACAAAATGCGCATCCAATACGGCGGTAGTGTTAAACCTGCAAATGTTGATGAATTGATGGGTATGGAGCATATTGATGGAGCATTAGTTGGCGGAGCTAGCTTAGAAGTCGAATCATTTGTTAAGTTGTTGGAGGCTGGTTCAAATGCGTAA
- the gpmI gene encoding 2,3-bisphosphoglycerate-independent phosphoglycerate mutase codes for MRKTEHPAALIILDGFGCREETFGNAVAQAKKPNFDRLWEKYPHGMLTASGEAVGLPDGQMGNSEVGHLNIGAGRVVYQNLTRINKAIREGDFFENPAFLEAISNAKNGGKALHILGLLSDGGVHSHYSHLFALLKLAKQQGLTEVYVHGFLDGRDVGPKSALAYVEETEKQMKEIGVGKFASISGRYYAMDRDKRWERVELAYRVLVDGVGKTADSAKAGIMSSYEEDDVVDEFVLPFAIEEDGKPVATIDSGDSLVFFNFRPDRSIQMTSALIREDFDGFSLSNKHPKNLSYITFTSYSEELPTRVAFNTLNLENTIGEVLSTNGLTQLRIAETEKYPHVTFFMSGGREEVFPGEDRILVASPKVATYDLQPEMSAYEVTDRLVEQIEAGAHDAIILNFANPDMVGHSGMLEPTIRAIEVVDECLGRIVDALHAQGGSALITADHGNADEVRTLEGLPMTAHTTNQVPVILTKSGQELREGGILADLAPTILKMLDVKQPVEMTGKPLY; via the coding sequence ATGCGTAAAACCGAACATCCAGCGGCGCTCATCATTTTAGATGGATTTGGTTGTCGTGAAGAAACTTTCGGTAATGCAGTTGCACAAGCAAAAAAACCAAATTTCGATCGACTATGGGAAAAGTACCCTCACGGCATGCTGACAGCTTCAGGTGAAGCTGTCGGATTGCCGGATGGTCAAATGGGCAACTCAGAAGTGGGTCATTTGAATATTGGTGCTGGACGCGTAGTTTATCAAAATCTAACGCGCATTAACAAGGCGATTCGAGAAGGCGATTTCTTCGAAAATCCTGCATTTCTTGAAGCAATTTCAAATGCCAAAAATGGTGGGAAAGCACTTCATATTTTAGGGTTATTATCAGATGGTGGCGTACACAGTCATTACTCACATCTTTTCGCTTTATTGAAACTTGCAAAACAACAGGGATTAACAGAAGTATATGTACATGGATTTCTTGACGGTCGAGACGTAGGACCAAAATCTGCACTTGCATATGTCGAGGAAACAGAAAAACAAATGAAAGAAATTGGTGTCGGGAAATTTGCTTCTATTAGTGGACGATATTACGCAATGGACCGTGACAAGCGCTGGGAACGTGTAGAATTAGCGTATCGAGTGTTAGTTGATGGAGTTGGCAAAACTGCAGACTCGGCAAAAGCAGGCATTATGTCTTCATATGAAGAAGACGATGTTGTAGATGAGTTTGTTTTACCATTTGCGATTGAAGAAGATGGTAAACCAGTTGCAACAATCGATTCTGGAGATTCGTTAGTGTTTTTTAACTTCCGTCCAGATCGTTCGATTCAAATGACATCAGCGTTAATTCGAGAAGATTTTGATGGATTTTCATTAAGCAATAAACACCCAAAAAACTTGAGTTATATTACATTTACTTCTTATAGCGAAGAGTTACCAACGCGTGTTGCATTCAATACATTAAACCTAGAAAACACAATAGGTGAAGTTTTATCTACGAATGGCTTAACTCAGCTACGCATCGCAGAAACTGAAAAATACCCGCATGTTACATTCTTTATGAGTGGCGGTCGTGAAGAAGTCTTTCCTGGAGAAGATCGAATTTTGGTCGCTTCTCCGAAAGTCGCAACTTACGACTTACAGCCAGAAATGAGTGCTTATGAAGTAACCGATCGTTTGGTAGAACAAATTGAAGCTGGCGCACACGATGCGATCATCTTGAATTTTGCAAATCCAGATATGGTTGGTCACAGTGGCATGCTCGAACCAACGATCCGTGCGATCGAAGTAGTAGACGAATGTCTAGGACGTATCGTAGATGCATTGCACGCTCAAGGCGGCTCAGCACTTATTACTGCTGACCACGGCAATGCGGATGAAGTTCGTACTCTAGAAGGGTTACCAATGACTGCACATACGACCAATCAAGTACCTGTAATTTTGACGAAATCAGGTCAAGAACTTCGCGAAGGCGGTATTCTTGCCGACTTAGCACCGACCATTTTAAAAATGCTAGACGTTAAACAACCGGTTGAAATGACCGGAAAACCATTATACTAA
- the eno gene encoding phosphopyruvate hydratase: MPIITHIQAREILDSRGNPTIEVEVFTESGAFGRAIVPSGASTGEHEAVELRDGDKSRYLGKGVLKAVENVDVEIAEALEEKYSVLDQVSIDKAMIELDGTENKGRLGANAILGVSLAVAHAAANYLDMPLYQYLGGFNAKQLPVPMMNILNGGEHADNNVDIQEFMVMPVGAKSFREAVQMGAEIFHNLKAVLKEKGYNTSVGDEGGFAPNLGSNEEALTTIMEAIEKAGYKPGSDILLAMDVASSEIYDKEKGVYNLPGDNTVKTSAEMVDWYEELCNKYPIISIEDGLDENDWAGHKLLTERIGDRVQLVGDDLFVTNTKKLSQGIEEGVSNSILIKVNQIGTLTETFDAIEMAKRAGYTAVISHRSGESEDVTIADIAVATNAGQIKTGAPSRTDRVAKYNQLLRIEDQLFETGQYLGLKTFYNLKK; the protein is encoded by the coding sequence TTGCCAATTATTACACACATTCAAGCACGCGAAATTTTAGATTCACGAGGAAACCCAACAATCGAAGTTGAAGTGTTCACGGAAAGCGGCGCTTTTGGTCGCGCAATCGTACCTTCAGGAGCCTCTACAGGCGAACATGAAGCAGTAGAACTACGTGATGGCGATAAGAGCCGCTACCTTGGTAAAGGTGTCTTAAAAGCAGTAGAAAACGTTGACGTTGAAATTGCTGAAGCTTTAGAAGAAAAATATTCAGTGCTTGATCAAGTATCAATCGATAAAGCAATGATCGAATTAGATGGAACTGAAAACAAAGGACGTTTAGGAGCTAACGCAATTCTTGGTGTTTCTCTAGCAGTTGCACACGCAGCAGCAAACTACTTGGATATGCCTTTATACCAATACTTAGGCGGATTTAACGCTAAACAATTACCAGTTCCAATGATGAACATTTTAAATGGTGGCGAACACGCTGATAACAACGTGGACATCCAAGAGTTCATGGTAATGCCAGTTGGTGCAAAATCGTTCCGTGAAGCGGTTCAAATGGGCGCAGAGATTTTCCATAACTTAAAAGCCGTACTAAAAGAAAAAGGCTATAACACTTCTGTTGGGGATGAAGGCGGATTTGCTCCAAACTTAGGATCTAACGAAGAAGCATTAACAACAATTATGGAAGCAATCGAAAAAGCTGGATACAAACCAGGTTCTGACATCTTGCTTGCAATGGATGTTGCGTCTTCTGAAATCTACGATAAAGAAAAAGGCGTTTACAACTTGCCAGGCGATAACACAGTGAAAACATCTGCTGAAATGGTTGACTGGTACGAAGAGCTTTGCAACAAATACCCAATCATTTCAATTGAAGATGGCTTAGATGAAAACGACTGGGCTGGACACAAATTGCTAACTGAACGTATTGGCGACCGTGTACAACTAGTAGGAGATGATTTATTCGTAACAAACACGAAGAAATTATCACAAGGAATTGAAGAAGGCGTTTCTAACTCAATCTTGATCAAAGTAAACCAAATCGGTACATTGACTGAAACATTTGATGCAATCGAAATGGCAAAACGTGCTGGCTACACAGCAGTTATCAGTCATCGTTCTGGTGAGTCTGAAGATGTAACTATTGCAGACATTGCAGTTGCAACAAACGCTGGACAAATCAAAACAGGTGCACCGTCTCGTACAGACCGCGTTGCGAAATATAACCAATTATTACGTATTGAAGATCAATTGTTCGAAACTGGTCAATACCTTGGGCTTAAAACTTTCTATAACTTGAAAAAATAA
- the secG gene encoding preprotein translocase subunit SecG has protein sequence MHTLLMTLLVIVSLALIVVVLLQSGKSAGLSGAISGGAEQLFGKQKARGLDLVLHRVTIVLAALFFILAIAVTKV, from the coding sequence ATGCATACGTTGTTAATGACATTACTCGTCATCGTATCGCTCGCATTAATCGTAGTCGTTTTGTTACAATCTGGTAAAAGTGCAGGTCTTTCAGGAGCCATCTCCGGTGGAGCAGAGCAACTTTTCGGTAAGCAAAAAGCTCGTGGCTTGGACTTAGTCTTACACCGAGTAACGATTGTACTTGCTGCCTTATTCTTTATTCTGGCTATTGCCGTAACGAAAGTTTAA